One Kaistella polysaccharea DNA segment encodes these proteins:
- the pheT gene encoding phenylalanine--tRNA ligase subunit beta, with protein MKISNNWLKEYIKTDIKTEKIGEFLTDIGLEVEGIELVESVKGSLEGIVVGKVLSCEKHPNADKLKVTTVDVGSAKPLHIVCGAPNVEAGQIVPVATVGTTIYKEGNALVMKEAKIRGEISQGMICAEDELGLSEDHGGIMILDENKHEVGKNFADYFELNNDQVYEIGLTPNRTDAMSHYGVARDLNAYLTTHQMPVEFQKVSEKPLTIEGSHHFQIEIEDTELCPKYLGAIIENVKVETSPEWLKTRMKAIGLSPINNIVDITNYILHSYGQPLHAFDAEKISGNKVKVGVNAAGTKFTTLDGIERTLNGTEIMIKDGDDKPMCIAGVFGGATSGVAEATKTIFLESAYFNPVGVRKGAKLHALNTDASFRFERGVDPKMTRIALTHAVKMIEEIAGGKMVGELLEHYPTKIEDHYIILRFSKVEQILGTKIHKEKIKEILKSLEIVVLNEIQNGLEISVPAYRADVTREIDVIEEILRIYGYNKIESPQKLSFTPVKLSFDDQDALENSWARTLQSNGFYEAMNNSLTSVKEETNAVKILNPLSGDLQFMRKSLLEGLLENADYNIKRKNPNIKFFELGKIYFKKEKYEERKQLAILVSGRDEEENWLQPKSSTDFYHLKSYVKVLLDSLPVSLEEKELEDVRFSDAVEFVADGKTVARLGKVSPELLKDADIEQDCFYAEIELELSQQLRAKTDLKFKEIPKFNKTRKDLALLVDKHVSYADLYKAARKNPSKYLKNINLFDVYEGKNLPEGKKSYAMSFDLLNEEKTLEEKDISEVMNSLIKTFKKEFSAELRS; from the coding sequence ATGAAAATCTCTAATAACTGGCTGAAAGAATATATAAAGACGGATATTAAAACCGAAAAAATTGGCGAATTTCTCACCGATATCGGTTTAGAAGTCGAAGGAATTGAGCTGGTTGAATCTGTAAAAGGCAGTCTGGAAGGTATTGTAGTTGGTAAAGTGTTAAGCTGTGAAAAGCATCCGAATGCGGACAAACTAAAAGTTACAACAGTTGATGTTGGGTCTGCAAAACCGTTACATATTGTATGCGGTGCGCCCAATGTGGAAGCCGGCCAAATTGTGCCCGTCGCGACGGTTGGAACTACGATTTATAAAGAGGGAAATGCACTCGTGATGAAAGAAGCCAAAATCCGTGGCGAAATTTCTCAGGGAATGATCTGTGCTGAAGATGAGTTGGGACTTAGTGAGGACCATGGTGGGATAATGATTTTAGACGAAAATAAGCATGAAGTTGGAAAAAATTTCGCTGATTATTTTGAATTGAATAACGATCAGGTTTACGAAATCGGACTTACTCCGAACCGAACCGACGCCATGTCACATTATGGAGTTGCAAGAGATTTAAATGCCTACCTGACGACGCACCAAATGCCGGTTGAATTTCAAAAAGTTTCTGAAAAACCATTGACTATAGAAGGCAGTCATCACTTTCAAATTGAGATTGAAGATACAGAATTGTGTCCAAAATATTTAGGTGCAATCATCGAAAATGTAAAAGTGGAGACTTCACCAGAGTGGCTGAAGACACGCATGAAAGCCATTGGATTAAGCCCGATTAATAATATCGTAGACATCACGAATTATATTTTACATTCTTACGGCCAGCCTTTGCACGCTTTCGACGCTGAAAAAATTTCTGGAAATAAAGTAAAAGTAGGTGTAAATGCTGCCGGAACAAAATTTACCACTTTAGATGGAATAGAACGTACACTGAATGGTACTGAAATCATGATTAAAGATGGCGACGATAAGCCGATGTGTATCGCTGGTGTTTTTGGCGGAGCAACTTCGGGCGTTGCGGAAGCTACAAAAACGATTTTCCTGGAAAGTGCTTATTTTAATCCGGTCGGCGTGAGGAAAGGAGCAAAACTTCATGCTTTAAATACCGATGCTTCTTTTCGTTTTGAACGTGGTGTTGATCCTAAAATGACCAGAATTGCGCTGACGCATGCCGTAAAAATGATTGAAGAAATAGCGGGCGGAAAAATGGTAGGTGAACTTTTAGAACATTATCCGACGAAGATTGAAGATCACTATATTATTTTAAGGTTTTCTAAAGTGGAGCAAATTCTGGGAACAAAAATTCATAAAGAAAAAATTAAGGAAATTTTAAAATCGCTAGAAATCGTTGTTTTAAACGAAATTCAAAATGGTTTAGAAATCTCTGTGCCAGCATATCGCGCTGATGTTACGCGAGAAATTGATGTGATCGAGGAAATTCTTCGTATTTATGGCTACAATAAAATAGAATCTCCTCAAAAACTTTCATTTACACCTGTGAAATTAAGTTTTGACGATCAAGATGCATTAGAAAATTCCTGGGCGAGAACCTTGCAGAGTAATGGTTTTTATGAAGCCATGAATAATTCGTTGACTTCCGTAAAAGAGGAAACCAACGCGGTTAAAATCCTGAATCCTTTAAGTGGAGATTTACAATTTATGCGTAAATCTTTATTGGAAGGTCTTTTGGAAAATGCCGATTACAACATCAAACGTAAAAACCCGAACATCAAGTTTTTTGAACTGGGTAAAATTTACTTTAAAAAAGAAAAATACGAAGAACGCAAGCAGCTAGCAATTTTAGTTTCCGGACGCGATGAAGAAGAAAACTGGCTCCAACCCAAATCATCTACGGATTTCTATCATTTAAAATCTTATGTAAAAGTACTCTTGGATTCTCTTCCAGTTTCTTTGGAGGAAAAAGAATTGGAAGATGTTCGATTCTCAGATGCCGTAGAATTTGTAGCAGACGGTAAAACAGTTGCGAGATTGGGTAAAGTTTCTCCAGAACTTTTGAAAGATGCCGACATAGAACAGGATTGTTTCTACGCTGAAATCGAGTTGGAATTAAGTCAGCAGCTTCGAGCCAAAACTGATTTGAAATTTAAAGAGATTCCTAAATTCAACAAAACGCGAAAAGACTTGGCGTTATTGGTTGATAAACATGTTTCGTACGCTGATCTCTACAAAGCAGCCCGTAAAAACCCTTCGAAATATCTGAAGAATATCAATCTTTTTGATGTTTATGAAGGCAAGAATTTACCAGAAGGAAAAAAATCGTATGCCATGAGTTTTGATTTGCTCAACGAAGAAAAAACACTGGAAGAAAAAGATATTTCTGAAGTGATGAATTCTTTAATTAAAACATTTAAGAAAGAGTTTTCCGCGGAATTAAGATCCTAA
- a CDS encoding META domain-containing protein translates to MKAFQNFSAIQVVRNISLAIVVSATIASCSTVATSKSKVGTTQANITNTKWTLADNVKGKKPTLVVESGKITGNGGCNNYFADLMLDPTVGNFSTNNIGATKMACENMSEETNFFSMLSATTKYVVTGNTLELYKDNLLLLKFTKL, encoded by the coding sequence ATGAAAGCATTTCAAAATTTCTCCGCAATCCAGGTTGTTCGAAATATTTCTTTGGCTATAGTTGTTTCTGCAACGATCGCGTCGTGTTCTACCGTTGCAACCTCAAAATCTAAAGTGGGAACTACGCAGGCAAATATTACCAATACCAAATGGACTTTGGCTGATAATGTGAAAGGTAAGAAACCAACTTTGGTGGTTGAGTCCGGAAAAATAACAGGAAACGGCGGCTGTAATAATTATTTTGCTGATTTGATGTTGGATCCTACAGTTGGCAACTTTTCTACAAATAATATTGGTGCTACAAAAATGGCTTGCGAAAATATGAGTGAAGAAACCAATTTCTTCAGCATGTTATCTGCGACAACTAAATATGTAGTTACGGGAAATACGCTGGAATTGTATAAAGATAATCTGTTGCTTTTGAAATTTACCAAATTGTAA
- a CDS encoding 3-hydroxybutyryl-CoA dehydrogenase, with translation MNKNIVVIGAGTMGNGIAHTFAQKGFKVSLVDVSQDALDKGIATITKNLDRIIAKGNMTADQKEGTLNNISTFTKLGDCAPKADLIVEAATENLDFKLKIFKQMDELAPENCILATNTSSISITKIASVTNRPEKVIGMHFMNPVPIMKLVEIIKGYSTSKETFDEIYEMSKTLGKVPTEVNDYPGFVANRILMPMINEAIETLYNGVAGVEEIDTVMKLGMAHPMGPLQLADFIGLDVCLAILNVMHDGFKNPKYAPNPLLVNMVTAGKLGVKSGEGFYDYSESRKAEKVSKRFVK, from the coding sequence ATGAATAAAAACATTGTAGTAATTGGCGCAGGAACCATGGGAAATGGGATCGCACATACTTTCGCCCAAAAAGGGTTTAAGGTTAGTTTAGTTGATGTTTCGCAGGACGCATTGGATAAAGGGATTGCAACGATTACAAAAAATCTTGACCGAATTATCGCGAAAGGAAATATGACTGCGGATCAGAAAGAAGGAACATTAAATAATATTTCAACTTTCACCAAATTAGGAGATTGTGCACCAAAAGCTGATTTAATCGTAGAAGCTGCCACCGAAAATCTAGATTTTAAGTTAAAAATATTTAAACAGATGGATGAGTTGGCGCCAGAAAATTGCATTCTGGCAACCAATACTTCATCTATTTCTATTACTAAAATTGCTTCGGTTACGAATCGTCCGGAAAAGGTTATTGGTATGCATTTTATGAATCCGGTTCCTATTATGAAATTGGTGGAAATCATCAAAGGCTACTCTACTTCCAAAGAAACTTTCGATGAGATTTATGAAATGAGTAAAACTTTAGGTAAAGTTCCGACAGAAGTGAATGATTATCCAGGTTTTGTGGCAAACAGAATTTTAATGCCGATGATCAACGAAGCAATTGAAACTTTATACAATGGCGTGGCTGGAGTTGAAGAAATAGACACGGTAATGAAATTGGGCATGGCTCATCCCATGGGACCTTTGCAATTGGCAGATTTCATTGGTTTAGATGTTTGTTTAGCCATTTTAAATGTTATGCACGATGGTTTCAAAAATCCTAAATACGCCCCAAATCCGTTGTTAGTGAATATGGTTACAGCTGGAAAATTAGGCGTGAAATCTGGGGAAGGTTTTTATGATTATTCAGAAAGTAGAAAAGCGGAGAAGGTTTCTAAAAGGTTTGTGAAATAA
- a CDS encoding M23 family metallopeptidase has protein sequence MKRIVLLIFLLIQTLLFSQKKWDLQFYNEIVNRQLFIYADNNEEMPMSAKFNFTLKNFTSSLIDNQIIVIPAKQTKLLIAKLCEINSNSANSFSYAVTVNFGNDLQEDFDNDYIYSLPFEKGKTQMIFQGYDGKFSHKNEFALDFDLKMGSEITAAREGIVVEMIDHNTRNCPDISCAKYNNRILIMHSDGTFADYSHLKYQGAVVKKGDIVTKNQLIGYSGSTGFASGPHLHFAVFINRIDGKRTFIKTKFKTSESDATFLEEKKSYTKNY, from the coding sequence ATGAAAAGAATAGTTTTACTGATATTTCTCTTGATTCAGACCTTACTATTTTCGCAAAAAAAATGGGATCTTCAATTTTATAATGAAATTGTTAATCGACAACTTTTTATTTATGCAGACAATAATGAAGAAATGCCAATGTCGGCGAAATTCAACTTTACACTCAAAAATTTTACTTCAAGTCTTATAGATAATCAGATTATTGTAATTCCGGCAAAACAAACGAAACTACTCATTGCAAAACTGTGTGAAATTAACTCAAATTCAGCTAACAGTTTTTCGTACGCAGTGACTGTTAATTTCGGAAATGACTTGCAAGAAGATTTCGATAATGATTACATCTACTCGTTACCTTTTGAGAAGGGTAAAACACAAATGATTTTTCAGGGATACGATGGAAAGTTCTCGCACAAGAATGAATTTGCATTAGATTTTGATTTAAAAATGGGAAGTGAGATTACGGCTGCCCGCGAAGGAATTGTAGTAGAAATGATTGATCATAACACTCGGAATTGTCCAGATATTTCTTGCGCAAAATACAACAACAGAATTCTCATTATGCACAGCGACGGAACTTTTGCCGACTATTCTCATTTGAAATACCAAGGTGCAGTCGTGAAAAAGGGTGATATAGTAACAAAAAATCAACTTATCGGCTACAGTGGAAGCACCGGATTTGCAAGCGGTCCTCATTTGCATTTTGCAGTGTTCATCAATAGGATTGACGGTAAGAGAACATTTATAAAAACAAAATTTAAAACTTCTGAAAGTGACGCAACATTTTTGGAAGAAAAAAAAAGTTATACTAAAAATTATTAA
- the bla gene encoding class A beta-lactamase, subclass A2, whose product MSKITTLLFIAISIFSFAQNSELKKEIKQIIKHKNATVAVSVLNLENNQSININGNKKLPMLSVFKFHIALAVLDLFDQGKLSLDQNIFIKKAELLENTYSPFRNEFPDGNVAKTLRELLQYMVSKSDNNITDVLINLIGGTETVQNYINLKGIKNFHIEADEAKMHEGWENLYLNKSSTNSLNDALQKLYHGKLLSKASTDFLMQTMLETTTGANKLVSQLPKYIPVAHRTGSSGKNDNGLTAAENDIGIVILPDGTHYAISVLISDSMESEETNTKIIADISKTVFDYFSKKQME is encoded by the coding sequence ATGTCTAAAATTACCACGCTACTTTTTATCGCTATTTCAATTTTTAGTTTTGCACAAAATTCTGAACTAAAAAAAGAAATCAAACAAATTATTAAACATAAAAATGCCACGGTTGCGGTTTCAGTTTTAAATTTAGAAAACAACCAATCCATTAACATCAACGGAAATAAGAAACTTCCAATGTTGAGTGTTTTTAAATTCCATATTGCCTTGGCAGTCTTGGATCTATTTGATCAGGGAAAGTTGAGTTTAGATCAAAATATTTTCATAAAAAAAGCCGAACTTTTAGAAAATACGTACAGTCCTTTTAGGAATGAATTTCCGGACGGAAATGTAGCGAAAACCTTAAGAGAACTTCTACAATATATGGTTTCGAAAAGTGATAATAACATTACAGATGTTTTAATAAATTTAATAGGCGGAACAGAAACCGTTCAAAATTATATCAATTTAAAAGGAATTAAAAACTTTCATATTGAAGCCGATGAAGCGAAAATGCATGAAGGTTGGGAGAATTTATATTTGAATAAGAGTTCCACCAATTCTCTAAATGATGCTCTTCAAAAATTATATCACGGAAAATTGCTGTCAAAAGCCTCTACCGATTTCCTAATGCAGACCATGTTGGAAACTACGACTGGCGCTAATAAATTAGTTTCACAACTGCCAAAATACATTCCTGTAGCGCACAGGACCGGATCGTCAGGAAAAAATGATAACGGTTTAACCGCCGCCGAAAATGATATCGGAATTGTTATTTTACCAGATGGAACGCATTATGCGATCAGCGTTTTAATTTCCGATTCCATGGAAAGTGAAGAAACGAACACGAAGATTATCGCTGATATTTCTAAAACTGTTTTTGATTATTTTAGCAAAAAACAGATGGAATGA
- a CDS encoding Gfo/Idh/MocA family protein, with the protein MLKAGLVGAGHLGKIHLKLLQQSEKYELIGFHDADSENGKKLEKELGYSFFENFDDLLGQIEMLDIVTPTLYHYAYAMKAIEKRIPFFIEKPVTQTLKQAEEILYKCREYGISAQVGHVERYNPAFIGSKDFIKNPMFIEIHRLAEFNPRGTDVSVVLDLMIHDLDILLSIVKSKVKAIHASGVSVVSKSPDICNARIEFENGCVANLTTSRISMKAMRKSRFFQQDAYISVDFLEKKSEVIRMKPAPESPSAYDMIIENAEGEKNQIIFEYPNIQPNNAILDELESFADAITENKNVEVSLEDGTEALKVALEIVRLISKN; encoded by the coding sequence AATTCATTTAAAGTTATTGCAACAGTCCGAAAAATACGAATTGATCGGTTTTCACGATGCTGATTCAGAAAATGGGAAGAAGCTGGAAAAGGAATTGGGATATTCTTTTTTTGAAAATTTTGACGACTTACTGGGACAGATCGAGATGCTTGATATTGTTACGCCTACTTTATATCATTACGCTTACGCGATGAAAGCTATTGAAAAAAGAATTCCATTTTTCATTGAAAAACCGGTAACCCAGACATTAAAACAAGCAGAAGAAATCCTTTACAAGTGTCGGGAATATGGTATTAGCGCGCAAGTTGGACATGTAGAAAGATACAATCCGGCATTTATAGGTTCTAAAGATTTTATAAAAAACCCAATGTTTATCGAGATTCACCGACTCGCAGAATTTAATCCGCGCGGAACTGATGTTTCTGTAGTTTTAGATTTAATGATTCACGATCTGGATATTTTACTATCCATCGTAAAATCAAAAGTGAAAGCGATTCACGCAAGTGGCGTTTCTGTGGTTTCGAAATCTCCCGATATCTGTAATGCCAGAATAGAATTCGAAAACGGTTGCGTGGCAAATCTTACCACTTCTAGAATTTCTATGAAAGCCATGCGAAAATCACGATTTTTCCAGCAAGACGCCTATATTTCAGTTGATTTTCTGGAAAAAAAATCTGAAGTTATTCGCATGAAACCTGCGCCGGAGTCACCATCAGCGTATGATATGATTATTGAAAATGCAGAAGGCGAAAAGAATCAAATTATATTTGAATATCCAAACATTCAGCCCAACAATGCGATTTTGGATGAGCTTGAAAGTTTTGCAGATGCCATTACAGAAAATAAAAATGTAGAAGTTTCTTTGGAAGACGGAACGGAAGCCTTGAAAGTGGCTTTGGAAATTGTAAGATTGATATCCAAAAATTAA